Genomic DNA from Burkholderia plantarii:
GTACCGCATCCTCGACCAATCGCTGGATATCAGCGTCGTACGTTAGATCGCCAGCCACCACGTAGGCGTGGCCGCCCTGCGCGGTAATCTCATTGGCTACATTCTCCGCCTTGGCTCTATCGCGACCGTGAACGATGACGATCGCCTTCTCTTGTGCGAGTTTCCGGACAATGGCTTCGCCAATGCCTTTGCTGCTCCCGGTGACCAGCGCCTTCTTCCCATACAATTGCAAGTCCATCGCACGTAACCCATTTTCTAGTTGCTAAGATCTTTCAGGGTAGGGACAGATAATGGACGAAACAAGTACGCACCTTTATGTGCCCATCCCGCCGGAGGCACGGGAAGTTTGTCTCGGACCCGACGGATCGGTTGCGCACGTAACAAGGGTGATACGCATGATCCACGGCCGATGGAAGCTGCCAATCCTCTTCAGGCTCTACGCCGATCCATCGATGCGAACCTTGCAGTTGAAGCGGGACTTGCCAGGCATCTCGCAAAAAATGCTGACCCAACATCTTCGAGAGCTAGCGGAAGATGGCTTGGTCGACAGAGTCGACTTCTGTGAGAAGCCTCTGCGGGTCCAGTATCAGTTGTCAGAAATGGGCAGGCAACTGTTGCCCGTCCTCATAGCGGCGCGTAGCTTCTCGATTCATCACCCCGCTTAATGGGCGGCAGGGCGCAGGATGGATGCGATCACGGCACTCACGCGCCGACCCGTCCCCTTACTGCCCCCCGCCGCTCTTTCGTGGAGATTGCGGGCAACGGCCGTACAGACGCGTAGCAGCCGTTGAATCTTGAAGTTCCAAACGACCCTTATCAGGCTGCTACCCGACGTTCGAATGTCCAACGGCGTCATCACGTGAACGTCGCCTCTTGGTCGACCAGCGACTGTGGCCGTTGA
This window encodes:
- a CDS encoding winged helix-turn-helix transcriptional regulator produces the protein MIHGRWKLPILFRLYADPSMRTLQLKRDLPGISQKMLTQHLRELAEDGLVDRVDFCEKPLRVQYQLSEMGRQLLPVLIAARSFSIHHPA